The following are encoded together in the Gouania willdenowi chromosome 14, fGouWil2.1, whole genome shotgun sequence genome:
- the taf1 gene encoding transcription initiation factor TFIID subunit 1 isoform X3, with protein sequence MSDSDSDEDQDRPFSITGFLFGNINEDGQLEDDSVLDNESKKHLAGLGTLGLSSLITEITANEDEDKEEQKDSSSVDAEGWVKSTDDAVDYSDISEVAEDETKKYRQAMGSLQPVRKTDDEDDYDADCEDIDSKLMPPPPPPTIFTSVKKDEPSSQTPSVAEDGDGIILPSIIAPSSAADKVDFSSSSDSESETERPGPGSVSGGAPDSLTLPLAGIMQKDAAKALPGVTELFPEFRPGRVLRFLRLFGPGKNMPSVWRSARRKKKRKHRDPQPGTPPPEGEPPEQNQEKKSGWVYEFAPPPPPEQCLSDDEITMMAPVESKFSQTCSDVDKETESRPKVAEWRYGPAQLWYDILGVPEDGRAFSYGFKLKETPSAKDEQQNHQEVIEGSPEVQMQDDNNNDHDVDNDDDGEGAQKDKKALENELFLMVTQLQWEDDIIWNGEDIKHKGTKTQRASLAGWLPSSMTRNANAYNAQQGLTRSNSQLVPPTPMPITKVSSLSSSKREKSSHDHHASQEDDCLWYSIFPIDNEELVYGRWEDNIIWDDQEMDHMLTPPVLTLDPNDENIILEIPDEKEELASHSPSKENKKETAIKKSRILLGKTGVIKDEPQQNMSQPEVKDPWNLSNDEFYYPKQQGLRGTFGGNIIQHSIPALELRQPFFPTHMGSMKLRLFHRPALKKYSFGALSQPGPHAVQPLLKHIKKKAKMREQERQASGGGDMFFMRTPHDLTGKDGDLILAEYSEEYPPLVLQVGMATKIKNYYKRKPGKDPGAPDCKYGETVYCHTSPFLGSLHPGQLLQAFENNLFRAPIYLHKMPETDFLVLRTRHGYYIRELVDIVVVGQECPLFEVPGPNSKRANTHIRDFLQVFIYRLFWKSKDRPRRIRMEDIKKAFPSHSESSIRKRLKLCADFKRTGMDSNWWVLKPDFRLPTEEEIRAMVSPEQCCAYYSMLVAEQRLKDAGYGEKSFFAPEEENEEDFQMKIDDEVRTAPWNTTRAFISAMKGKCLLEVTGVADPTGCGEGFSYVKVPNKPTQQKDDKEPQPVKKTVTGTDADLRRLSLKNAKQLLRKFGVPEEEIKKLSRWEVIDVVRTMSTEQARSGEGPMSKFARGSRFSVAEHQERYKEECQRIFDLQNKVLESTEVLSTDTDSSSAEDSDFEEMGKNIENMLQNKKTSSQLSREREEQERKELQRMLMGEESDRDNKGRKERRKGLSSSLSTGSHKDDDTSSVTSLNSSATGRRRLKIYRTFKDEDGKEYVRCETVRKAAVIDAYTRIRTTKDDDFIKKFALFDEQHREEMRKERRRIQEQLRRLKRNQEKDKFKGPPEKKAKKMKERPDLKVKLKCGACGAIGHMRTNKFCPLYYQTNAPPSNPVAMTEEQEEELEKTVIHNDNEELIKVEGTKIVLGKQLIESADEVRRKSLVLKFPKQQLPQKKKRRVGSAVHCDYLNKPHKAIHRRRTDPMVTLSSVLESIINDMRDHPNTYPFHTPVNAKVVKDYYKIITRPMDLQTLRENVRKRMYPSREEFREAVEVIVKNSATYNGAKHPITQVAQSMLDLCDLKLKEKEDRLVRLEKAINPLLDDDDQVAFSFILDNIVTQKMMVVPDSWPFHHPVNKKFVPDYYKVIVCPMDLESVRKNISKHKYQNRDVFLSDVSLIHANSIKYNGADSPYTKTALEIVNVCKQTLAEYDEHLTQLEKDICTAKEAALDAADLECLDPMTPGPYTPQGRHRRLGEEESDVDIEGFEDDDDGKPKTPAPAEDAGDLEDEDDDEEMLLPPRRRTLGRDEEDDEDDYREDGRSGRPAQASVLYQDLLMSDGEDDASEEEGDNPFSSIQLSESGSDSDRELDVRPAPPRRAQDTARMGMEQDESMMSYDGDGADAHMEDSNVSYGSFEETESRSHLQPSSMGHVDEYSLSEEEEEDEEDEARRRGPAVLSQVQLSEDEESEEFRSIGGDSDMDSEA encoded by the exons ATGTCGGACTCAGACAGTGATGAAGACCAAGATCGTCCATTTTCCATCACTGGTTTCCTCTTTGGAAACATTAATGAAGATGGACAGTTAGAGGACGACAGCGTTCTAGACAAC GAGTCTAAAAAGCACTTGGCTGGTTTGGGAACGTTGGGCCTGAGTTCACTCATCACAGAGATCACTGCCAATGAAGACGAAGACAAGGAGGAGCAGAAAGACTCCAGCAGCGTGGATGCAGAGG GTTGGGTGAAAAGCACGGACGATGCAGTCGATTACTCCGACATCAGCGAAGTCGCTGAGGATGAAACAAAGAAATATCGTCAAGCGATGGGAAGCCTGCAGCCTGTCAGGAAAACag ACGATGAGGATGATTATGATGCTGATTGTGAGGACATCGACTCTAAGCTCAtgcctcctcctccacctccaacTATTTTTACGTCTGTCAAGAAAGACGAGCCGTCCTCTCAGACCCCCAGTG TTGCAGAAGACGGAGACGGCATCATCCTTCCGTCCATCATCGCGCCGTCATCAGCTGCCGACAAAGTGGACTTCAGCAGCTCCtcagactctgagtcagaaacAGAACGACCCGGCCCGGGGTCAGTGAGCGGAGGGGCCCCGGACAGCCTGACCCTCCCATTGGCTGGAATCATGCAGAAAGACGCTGCTAAAGCACTGCCGGGCGTTACTGAGCTATTCCCAGAGTTCAGGCCTGGAAGG GTGCTGAGGTTCCTGCGTCTGTTTGGTCCTGGAAAGAACATGCCCTCGGTTTGGAGAAGTGCTCGCAGGAAGAAGAAACGTAAACACAGAGACCCTCAGCCTGGAACGCCCCCCCCAGAGGGAGAGCCCCCCGAACAGAACCAGGAGAAGAAGTCTGGCTGGGTTTATGAGTTtgctccgccccctcctcctGAGCAGTGTCTCTCTGATGACGAG ATCACCATGATGGCTCCAGTGGAATCCAAGTTCTCACAAACGTGCAGCGATGTCGACAAAGAAACGGAGTCTCGACCCAAAGTGGCGGAGTGGAGGTACGGTCCCGCTCAGCTGTGGTACGACATCCTGGGCGTCCCCGAGGACGGACGCGCCTTCAGCTACGGCTTCAAACTGAAGGAGACGCCGTCTGCTAAGGATGAGCAGCAGAACCATCAAGAAGTGATTGAAGGTTCTCCAGAG GTCCAGATGCAGGACGACAACAACAATGACCATGATGTtgacaatgatgatgatggtgaaggTGCGCAGAAGGACAAGAAGGCGTTGGAGAACGAGCTCTTCCTGATGGTGACTCAACTGCAGTGGGAGGACGACATCATCTGGAATGGAGAGGACATCAAACACAAAGGCACTAAGACCCAGAGAGCCAGCCTGGCAGGGTGGCTGCCATCCAGCATGACACGCAACGCCAACGCCTACAACGCACAGCAGG GGCTGACGAGAAGCAACTCCCAGTTGGTGCCACCGACGCCGATGCCCATCACCAAAGTATCCTCGCTCTCCAGCTCTAAGAGGGAGAAGAGCAGCCATGATCACCACG CATCACAAGAGGACGATTGTCTCTGGTATTCAATCTTTCCCATCGATAACGAAGAGTTGGTGTACGGACGCTGGGAGGACAACATCATCTGGGACGACCAGGAGATGGATCACATGCTCACACCTCCGGTCCTCACGCTGGATCCCAATGATGAGAACATCATTCTTG AAATTCCCGATGAAAAGGAAGAGTTGGCCTCCCACTCCCCgtccaaagaaaacaaaaaggaaacgGCGATCAAGAAGAGCCGCATCCTGCTGGGGAAGACCGGGGTGATAAAAGATGAGCCACAGCAG AACATGTCCCAGCCTGAGGTGAAAGATCCCTGGAACCTTTCCAACGATGAGTTCTACTACCCCAAGCAGCAGGGCTTAAGGGGAACCTTTGGTGGCAACATCATCCAG CACTCCATCCCAGCTCTGGAGCTCAGGCAGCCCTTCTTCCCCACCCACATGGGATCTATGAAGCTCCGCCTCTTCCACCGCCCGGCGCTGAAGAAGTATTCATTCGGAGCGTTATCGCAGCCTGGACCTCACGCCGTGCAGCCGCTGCTCAAACACATCAAGAAGAAGGCCAAG atGAGGGAACAAGAACGCCAGGCGTCTGGAGGAGGAGATATGTTTTTTATGAGAACACCACACGACCTGACGGGTAAAGACGGGGATCTGATCCTGGCAGAGTACAGTGAGGAGTATCCCCCACTGGTCCTGCAGGTTGGCATGGCAACGAAGAtcaaaaactactacaaaagg AAACCTGGAAAAGATCCTGGAGCCCCCGACTGTAAATATGGGGAGACCGTTTACTGCCACACGTCCCCCTTCTTGGGTTCTCTGCACCCCGGGCAGCTGCTTCAG gcTTTTGAAAACAACCTTTTCCGTGCACCCATCTACCTGCACAAAATGCCAGAGACGGACTTCCTAGTTCTGCGAACACGTCACGGCTACTACATCAGAGAGCTCGTGGACATTGTTGTCGTTGGTCAGGAGTGTCCCTTGTTCGAAGTTCCAGGACCGAACTCCAAACGAGCCAACACTCACATCCGAGACTTCCTGCAG GTCTTCATTTACCGTCTGTTCTGGAAAAGCAAAGATCGACCTCGCAGAATCCGCATGGAGGACATCAAGAAAGCTTTCCCTTCACATTCAGAGAGTAGCATCAGGAAGCGGCTCAAACTCTGCGCTGACTTTAAACGCACAG GTATGGACTCAAACTGGTGGGTCCTAAAGCCTGACTTCAGGCTCCCCACTGAGGAGGAGATCAGAGCCATGGTTTCCCCAGAGCAGTGCTGCGCCTACTACAGCATGCTGGTGGCAGAACAGAGGCTCAAG GATGCTGGATACGGTGAGAAATCCTTCTTTGCTCCAGAGGAGGAGAACGAAGAAGACTTTCAGATGAAGATTGATGATGAG GTTCGGACGGCACCGTGGAACACAACGCGAGCTTTCATTTCCGCCATGAAAGGAAAGTGTCTGTTGGAGGTGACGGGCGTGGCCGACCCTACGGGTTGTGGAGAAGGATTCTCGTATGTGAAAGTCCCAAACAAACCCACCCAGCAGAAG GACGATAAAGAGCCGCAGCCCGTGAAGAAGACTGTGACAGGGACGGACGCTGACCTGAGGAGGCTCTCACTGAAGAACGCAAAGCAGCTGTTACGCAAGTTTGGTGTTCCTGAGGAGGAG ATCAAGAAGTTGTCCCGCTGGGAGGTGATTGATGTGGTGAGAACCATGTCTACAGAGCAGGCGCGCTCAGGAGAAGGACCCATGAGCAAGTTCGCCCGGGGTTCACGTTTCTCTGTCGCTGAACATCAGGAGCGTTACAAGGAGGAATGTCAGAGGATCTTTGACCTGCAGAACAA GGTCCTGGAGTCCACCGAGGTTCTGTCCACGGACACAGACAGCAGCTCAGCAGAGGACAGTGACTTCGAGGAGATGGGGAAGAACATTGAGAACATGCTGCAGAACAAGAAGACCAGCTCCCAGCTGTCCCGTGAGAGGGAGGAGCAGGAGAGGAAGGAGCTGCAGAGGATGCTGATGGGCGAGGAAAGTGACCGCGACAACAAGGGGCGCAAGGAGCGCCGCAAAGGCTTGT CCAGCTCCTTATCCACCGGCTCACACAAAGACGACGACACGTCCTCCGTCACCAGCCTGAACTCCTCGGCCACAGGACGCCGACGGCTTAAGATCTATCGCACCTTCAAGGACGAGGACGGCAAAGAGTATGTCCGCTGTGAGACGGTGCGCAAAGCGGCCGTGATCGACGCCTACACCAGGATCCGAACCACCAAGGACGATGATTTCAT AAAGAAGTTTGCGTTGTTTGATGAGCAGCACAGGGAGGAGATGAGGAAAGAACGGCGACGAATCCAAGAGCAGCTCAGGAGGCTGAAGAGGAACCAGGAGAAAGACAAGTTCAAAGGACCTCCAGAGAAGAAGGCCAAGAAGATGAAAGAGAGGCCAGACCTCAAGGTAAAA CTGAAGTGTGGAGCGTGTGGAGCCATCGGACACATGAGGACCAATAAGTTCTGCCCTCTGTATTACCAAACCAACGCCCCGCCCTCTAACCCGGTCGCCATGACAGAAGAGCAGGAAGAAGAGCTGGAAAAGACCGTCATCCACAACGACAACGAGGAGCTGATCAAAGTGGAGGGAACCAAGATTGTTCTGGGCAAACAGCTGATAGAAAG CGCTGACGAGGTGCGGCGGAAGTCTCTCGTGCTGAAATTCCCCAAGCAGCAGctaccacagaagaagaagagacgCGTGGGCAGCGCCGTCCACTGCGACTACCTGAAC AAGCCACACAAAGCCATCCATCGGCGCCGCACCGACCCCATGGTGACACTGTCCTCGGTCCTGGAGAGCATCATCAACGACATGCGGGACCACCCTAAC ACGTACCCGTTCCACACGCCCGTCAACGCCAAGGTGGTGAAGGACTACTACAAGATCATCACGCGGCCCATGGACCTGCAGACGCTGCGGGAGAACGTTCGCAAGCGTATGTACCCGTCCCGGGAGGAGTTCAGGGAAGCAGTGGAGGTCATTGTGAAAAACAGCGCCACCTACAACG GAGCCAAACATCCCATCACACAAGTGGCTCAGTCCATGCTGGATCTGTGTGACCTTAAACTGAAAGAG aaaGAGGACCGACTGGTGAGGCTGGAGAAGGCCATTAACCCCCTGTTGGATGACGACGATCAGGTGGCCTTCTCCTTCATCCTGGACAACATCGTGACCCAGAAAATGATGGTGGTACCAGAC TCGTGGCCATTTCACCATCCCGTCAACAAGAAGTTTGTGCCTGATTATTACAAGGTCATTGTGTGCCCTATGGACCTGGAGTCGGTCCGCAAG aacatCTCCAAACACAAGTACCAGAACAGAGACGTGTTCCTCTCAGACGTTAGCCTCATCCACGCTAACAGCATCAAGTACAACG GCGCCGACAGTCCCTACACCAAGACGGCGCTAGAGATTGTCAACGTGTGCAAGCAGACATTAGCAGAG tacGATGAACACCTGACTCAGCTGGAGAAGGACATCTGCACGGCTAAAGAAGCTGCTCTGGACGCCGCTGACCTGGAGTGTCTGGACCCCATGACCCCTGGGCCCTACACGCCTCAG GGACGCCACCGACGCCTGGGGGAGGAGGAGTCAGACGTGGACATCGAAGGGTTCGAGGACGATGACGACGGGAAACCAAAAACTCCTGCTCCG GCTGAGGATGCAGGAGACCTGGAGGATGAAGACGACGATGAGGAGATGCTGCTGCCGCCTCGCAGACGCACGCTGGGTCGTGACGAAGAGGACGATGAAGACGACTACAGGGAGGACGGACGGTCGGGGCGTCCGGCCCAGGCCAGCGTCCTGTACCAGGACCTGCTCATGTCCGACGGAGAGGATGACGCTAGTGAGGAAGAGGGGGACAACCCCTTCTCCT CGATCCAACTGTCGGAGAGCGGCAGCGACTCGGACCGTGAGCTGGACGTGAGGCCGGCGCCGCCGCGCAGAGCCCAGGACACGGCCCGTATGGGCATGGAGCAAGACGAGAGCATGATGTCATACGACGGGGATGGAGCCGACGCCCACATGGAGGACAGCAACGTCAG CTACGGCAGCTTCGAGGAGACGGAGAGTCGGAGCCACCTGCAGCCGTCCAGCATGGGCCACGTGGACGAGTACAGCctgagtgaggaagaggaggaggatgaagaggacGAGGCTCGTCGCAGAGGTCCAGCCGTCCTCTCTCAGGTTCAGCTCAGCGAGGACGAGGAGAGCGAGGAGTTCAGGTCCATCGGAGGAGACAGCGACATGGACTCAGAGGCttag